The Hyperolius riggenbachi isolate aHypRig1 chromosome 3, aHypRig1.pri, whole genome shotgun sequence genome window below encodes:
- the LOC137564318 gene encoding E3 ubiquitin/ISG15 ligase TRIM25-like — MASADVRKELLDCSICLNTYTDPVILRCGHNFCRGCIDCVLDSQEGAGCYSCPECRAECVERPVLVRNISLSNIVESFQPAQPHQEESGVFCTYCVDCSVPAFKCCVLCEASLCDKHLRVHSKSPEHIITDAATSLGNRKCFVHKKILEYYCTADNACICVYCRVDGEHQGHKVEKLEEASEKKKKMLRNDLLNLTTEREKAEKTVQKLQEHMRSTHGKSAEVKARVTVLIRDLRKQLEDLEEKVLAEVSRQEEQMSLSISLSIKQLEIKKEKLSGKMGHIEKLSNMSDPLTVLQEPDTGDLCDTEEGGNGDTEGHDKCHQGAGGLDVALISQTLHTLSGIITEVNGGIYSKYIMTDISLDVNTANDYLNISDDRKTASYVSVKQDRPARPERFHSYNHVISSQSFSSGQHYWEAESNETGYWEIGMCYPSIERKGDLSHFGYNNKSWCLWRSNNQYSVIHDSKVIQIPHSVASNRVRVCLDYKAGQLSFYELCDPIRHLHTFTATFTEPLHAALCVYNRKGYWVKILPYKCL; from the coding sequence ATGGCCTCTGCTGATGTGAGGAAGGAGCTGCTGGACTGTTCCATCTGCCTGAACACTTATACAGATCCTGTAATACTGAGATGTGGACACAACTTCTGCCGGGGCTGTATTGATTGTGTGCTGGACTCACAGGAGGGGGCTGGATGTTATTCCTGCCCAGAATGCAGAGCAGAGTGTGTGGAGCGCCCTGTCCTGGTCAGGAACATAAGTCTGAGTAACATTGTGGAGAGTTTCCAGCCTGCTCAGCCACATCAGGAGGAGAGTGGAGTCTTCTGTACCTATTGTGTGGATTGCTCTGTTCCTGCTTTTaagtgttgtgtattgtgtgAGGCTTCTTTGTGTGATAAACACCTGCGAGTCCACAGCAAGTCACCAGAGCACATCATCACTGATGCCGCCACTTCCCTGGGAAACAGGAAATGCTTTGTGCATAAGAAGatcctggagtattactgcactgCGGACaatgcctgtatctgtgtgtacTGCAGAGTGGATGGGGAACATCAGGGACACAAGGTGGAGAAGCTGGAGGAGGCCtctgaaaagaagaaaaagatgctGAGAAATGATCTGCTGAATCTGACTACAGAGAGAGAGAAGGCTGAGAAAACAGTCCAGAAGCTGCAGGAACACATGAGAAGCACACATGGAAAATCAGCTGAGGTGAAAGCTAGAGTGACTGTCCTGATCAGAGACCTGAGGAAACAGCTGGAAGACCTGGAGGAGAAAGTCCTGGCTGAGGTCTCCAGGCAGGAGGAGCAGATGTCACTTTCTATTTCTCTTTCCATCAAACAACttgaaataaaaaaagagaagctGTCTGGGAAAATGGGTCACATTGAGAAGCTGAGTAACATGTCTGACCCACTGACTGTCCTACAGGAGccagacacaggtgacttgtgtgacactgAGGAGGGGGGTaatggggacacagagggacatgaTAAATGTCACCAGGGTGCAGGGGGTCTGGATGTGGCTCTGATCTCACAGACATTACATACATTGTCTGGCATAATAACTGAGGTAAATGGAGGGATTTATAGTAAATACATAATGACAGACATATCactggatgtaaacacagctaATGATTATTTAAATATATCCGATGACAGGAAAACTGCATCTTATGTATCAGTAAAGCAGGACCGCCCAGCAAGACCAGAGAGATTTCACAGTTATAACCATGTAATCAGCAGTcagagtttctcctcagggcAGCATTACTGGGAAGCTGAGAGCAATGAAACAGGGTACTGGGAGATTGGAATGTGTTATCCCAGTATAGAGAGGAAAGGTGATCTGTCGCATTTTGGCTATAACAACAAGTCCTGGTGTTTGTGGAGAAGCAATAATCAGTATTCAGTGATCCATGACAGTAAAGTGATCCAGATTCCTCACAGTGTCGCCAGTAACAGAGTCCGAGTCTGCCTGGATTATAAGGCCGGGCAGCTGTCCTTTTATGAGCTGTGTGACCCAATCAGACACTTacacaccttcactgccaccttcactgagcccctccatgcaGCGCTATGTGTGTATAATAGAAAGGGTTACTGGGTGAAAATTCTGCCCTATAAGTGCTTATGA